TTTTAATTCCTTTAAGTTGCATTTTTATACCAGAATCATCTATAAAGCTTTCTTCCATTAACTTTGCATAGACTTCAATATTATTGATATTTATTTCTAAAACTTTCACTATAAGTTCCTCACTTTCAAGTTATTTTTAATTGGCTTTATTTGAAGCGTGTATATCGTTTAAAGCATATGTATATCATTATGCAAAATTATAGCATCATGAACTTGAATACACAAGAATCGTAATCAAGTTTATATACTTACATTGAATATATGTGACTTAAATAACCATGTCAATTACAAAAAAACTTTACGAAGCTAATAAAAAATATGTTTATTGTTATTATAATACAATAGTGGTACAATATTATCGAAATACGGTGATTGCATTTTATATATAGGCTGTATTAATCAGTTAATTTAAATTCATAAATAATTTAAATCTAGTATCTATAAAAAATAATAAACATAAGATAATTATAAAGATATACTGTTTTCAAATGATATTAAACAAGATTTATATTATTTGAATACAGTATATTATAACGTTGAAAATACAATTCTAAACCTTATGGTATCAATTCATAATTTGATAAACTAATTAAAAATTAAATTTATATAAAGAGGGAAAAGAGGAAAAGGGATGTTTATAAGGAAGAATGTTATAAAATTAGCAATTCCTATAATGATAGAGCAGACATTTGTTATGCTTCTAGGGGTATTCAATACAATGATGGCAGGTCATATTGGGGAAGAAGCTGTATCTGCAGTTGGAATGGTTGATTCAATCAATAATATATTTATATCTGTATTTGCTGCACTATCTGTTGGTGCTACTGTTGTTGTAGCTCAACAAATAGGAAAAAGAGATAATGAAAAAGTAAATGAAACTATCAAGCAAGCATTAATATCTGGTGTAATATTATCACTTACAATAACAATATTGATGTGGATTTTTAGAACAGGTGTAATCAATTTATTTTATGGTTCAGCAGAAGAATTGGTAAAATCAAATGCAAAACTATACATAGAGTTTACATTATTCACCTATCCATTTATTGCAACACAGCAGATAGCAAATGGTATTCTAAGAGGTTGTGGAGATGTAAAGAAACCTATGTATGTAACTATGTTTATGAATATAATAAACGTAACATTAGGATATATACTTATATATGGTGTTGATTTAAATTCTTTGGGAATAAATATACAAACACCTTCTTATGGGATAACAGGTGCAGCTATGTCTATTGCTATAGCTAGAATAATTGGTTGTATAGTTATTGTGAGGGCTTTATTTAAAGGAAATGAATTCATATCTATAGGTAAAATATTTCCATTTAAGATTGATGTTGAGACTCAAAAATCTATATTTAATATAGGTATACCAGCAGGGATTGAACAATTACTTTTTAATGCAGGTAAATTGATTGTTCAAGTATTTATAGTTACTATGGGTACGTCAGCGATTGCATCAAATGCAATAGGAATGTCAATTGCATCGATTATAAATGTAATTGGGAATGCATTAGCCCTGTCTGCCACGACTTTGGTGGGGCAATATATAGGACGCGGAGATATCAAAGGGGCTAAGAGTACTCTATTATACCTGACTAAATTTGCAACAGTTTGCTTATTTGCAGTAGGGGCTATATTTATACCAATTGCACCCTGGATTTCAAGCATGTATACTCAAAATGCTAATGTAATTGATGTATCAACACAATTGATTCGAAGTGATTGTTTAGCTATGGTAATATGGCCTATATCCTTTGTATTATCAGCAGGGCTAAAAGGAGCTGGAGATACTAGATATACAATGATGACAGCTGTAATAGGAATGTGGATTTTTAGAATTTTTACAGGCTACGTATTAGGGGTTGTATTAGAATTTGGAGTGCTGGGAATTTGGATAGGTATGTATACAGATTGGCTTGTTAGAGGAACCTTATATTGTTTGAGATTAAGAGGAACGAAGTGGCTAAAACATAAAGTTGCATAGAATATAAAAAATCACTTTTAGATAGTAAATTCTATTTAAAAGTGATTTTTTATGTAGATAATATCATAATTATAAGTATGATATATAGCAAATTTAAAACATGTAAATTAAGTCTATAATTATATGAACACTATAAATTATATATTGCACAGAATTACATAATTTGGCGATAAATATTAGAAATATATATCTATAGAAAATAATATATATGGGTATATTATTAAATATAAAAAATATTAGATATTTATTTAATAATAAAGGTGGGTATTTTTATGATAAATAAAATAGGAAAAATAACTCTCTATGTAAATAATCAAGAGGATGCAAAATTGTTTTGGACAGAAAAATTAAACTTTGTGGTAACTTATGAAAAAGAAATGGGTGCAAGTATGAAATGGGTGGAGGTAGCACCAAGTAAAAATGAATTTACAACATTTGTACTGTATGATAAAAATCTGATGATGAAGCAAAATCAAGATGTAAGCTTATCACATCCATCAATAATTTTAAGTACAAGAGATATTAATGGAACTTATGAACAGATGGCAAAGAATAAAGTTGAAGTAGGAGAATTAATGGAAATGCCTTATGGAAGAATGTTTTCTTTTAAAGACCAAGATGGAAATTCTTACTTAGTTAGAGAAGATAAATAATTTTACAAAGTGTTAAATTTACTCAATATCTGATATAATTAGAGACAATAATTATTATAATTTGGTATTAAACTATAATTATATAATTAAAAATCAATTGTAAAATTTGAGTAGAGGTGATAGAATGTTTAAGAAAATGGCAGTGTTAAAAGATATAGCAACTAAAATAGGACGTAAAAAAGCGTATGAATTATTAGAAATGGTTGAAGGTAATGACGCTTTTGTAGCCGAAGTAAAGATAAAGAAGAATGGGATTGAATCTAAAAAAGAGGAAATCATGTTAAAAGATAATCAAAAAATAATACTAGAATATATAGAAGGCTAATTTTTAGATACATATATAATTAAATAATACTGATTTTTAAAGATGAGTTAGAAGAACTCATCTTTTTTATTTTTTAATAACTTTGTTTTATATTTAATATATATTTTATCCCTTAGAGTTGCTGAGATATAAAAAGTACTGATATAATAAAAGAATGGATATAAATGTAATATTTTACAGAAAAGAGGGGTATTATGCTTGAAATAAAAAATCTTTCCTTTAATGTTGAGTCTAACAATGAGGAGCTAGGAATAATAAATGACGTTAGCCTTTCATTTGAAAAAGGCAAACTTATTGTTATCACAGGTCCAAATGGTGGAGGAAAATCCACAATTGCTAAGCTTATTATGGGAATTGAAAAAGCCACTAGTGGTCAAATACTTTTAGATGGAGAAGATATAACTAATATTAGTATCACAGAAAGAGCAAAAAAAGGAATAGGATATGCATTTCAACAACCACCAAGAATAAAAGGTATGACAGTTGAAAACTTGCTTACTCTTGCTCATGGAAAACCATTGTCTACAGATGTGTGTTGTCAATATCTTACAGATGTTGGCTTGTGCTCAAAAGACTATTTAAATCGTGAAGTTGATAACTCTCTTTCTGGAGGGGAAATGAAAAGAATTGAGATAGCAACTCTTTTTGCTAGAGATTTAAAGGTTTCTATATTTGATGAACCTGAAGCAGGTATAGACCTTTGGAGTTTTGGAAAGCTTAATGAAAGTTTTAAGAAAATTCATGGAGAATCTGACCAAACTATAATCATAATTTCTCACCAAGAAAGAATATTAGAGTTAGCTGATGAAATAATTGTTTTACAAGATGGTTCAGTAAAAAGCCATGGAACAAAAGATGCTATATTACCTGAAATCATGTGCCAAGTTAATTCAAATTGTGAATTAATGAAAGATATGAATTAATTAGAAAGGAAGGCAAATTAAATGAACAAAATAGACTTAAATCTTTTAGAAAAAGTTGCTGAACTTCGTGGAACTCCATTAGGAGCATACAATATACGTAAAAATGGACAAGGTATAGAAAGACATTCAACTGAAAATGTAACTATAGCTCCAAAGACTGATAAACCTGGAATTGATATTATAGTAAAACCAAATACTAAAGGCGAAAATGTTCATATACCAGTAATAGTAACAGAAGCTGGTGTACAAGACATGGTTTATAATGACTTTGAAATTGGAGAAAATGCAGATGTTGTTATAATTGCTGGTTGTGGCATACATAATTGTGGTAATGATGACAGTGAACACAATGGAATACATAGATTCTTCTTACATAAAGGAGCTCGTCTAAAATATGTGGAAAAACATTATGGCGAAGGTGATGGAGAAGGAAAAAGAATTTTAAATCCAGTTACGATTGTTAATATGGGTGAAGATTCATATTGTGAAATGGAAACAATTCAGATTAAAGGCGTTGATTCAACTAAAAGAGAAATGGATGCTACTTTAGGCAAAGGAGCAAAGATAGTTGTATTTGAAAAATTGTTAACTCATGGAAATCAAGTTGCAGAATCTAATATGAAGGTTATATTGGAAGGTGAAAATTCTTCTGCTCAAGTAATTTCTCGTACAGTTGGTCAAGATAACTCTAAACAAAAATTTAATCCTTGTGTTATTGGGGATTCTCTTTGCTCTGCACATGTCCAATGTGACTCAATAATTATGGGTAATTCTCAAATTAGTGCTATACCTGAAATTGCTGCAAATCATCCAGATGCTCTTTTAGTACATGAAGCAGCAATCGGAAAGATTGCAGGAGACCAAATTTTAAAGATGATGACGTTAGGCCTTACAGAAGAAGAAGCAGAACAACAAATACTAAATTGTTTTTTAAAGTAAGCTCAAGTTTTTATTTAATTTAATATAATTAATATAGTATAATATAATGAATAAGTCTAAGATATTTTTATTTTTAGACTTATTTTATTTATGTAAGATAAAACTATTAGAGAAATTATACTGTAATTAGGATGTGGAATAAATGAAAAACTTACTTATAAGAAATGGGACAATAATATCTCCAAAGGATGGTATCAAATTTGAAAAAAGAGATATCTTAGTTTTACATGGAAAGATATATGATATTGGATTAAATCTTAAAGAAATGATAAGAAAAGAAAAAATACTCATAAACAAAGAGTTTGAGATAATAAATGCTAATAACATGTATATTTCTCCTGGATTTATAGATGTTCATACCCATTGTTATAAGAGAAAATTACCTACAGGTATGGATTCTGATTCAATTGGAATTGAAAAAGGTTCAACAGTTATATTTGATGCAGGGACAGCAGGTCCTGTAAATTACTACGATTTTAAGAAAAAATATATGGATGAATGTAAGACTGAAGTGTATTCATTTTTAAATGTAACTAATGAAGGATTAAATATATTAAATGAATCAACATCTTTAGATGTTATAAACTTTGATAATATTGGATCCATTGTAGAAAAAAATATGGAAAAGATAAAAGGTATAAAAGTAAAAGCAAGTAAATTTCAATCTAGTACAGATGGTATAGACATAATTAAAAAGTCAAAACAAATTGCAGAAAAATTAAATTTACCATTAGTGGTATATATAGGGGAGTATCCATCATATATAGATGAAGTAATGAATATTTTGGGAAGGGGAGATATAGTTACACCTGTATATGGAAATAGCACCAATGGAATATTTAATGAGTCTGGTAACTTGAGAGAATCTGTATTAAGTGCAAAAGATAGAGGAGTATTATTTGATTAAAAAAT
This sequence is a window from Clostridioides difficile. Protein-coding genes within it:
- a CDS encoding ATP-binding cassette domain-containing protein, whose product is MLEIKNLSFNVESNNEELGIINDVSLSFEKGKLIVITGPNGGGKSTIAKLIMGIEKATSGQILLDGEDITNISITERAKKGIGYAFQQPPRIKGMTVENLLTLAHGKPLSTDVCCQYLTDVGLCSKDYLNREVDNSLSGGEMKRIEIATLFARDLKVSIFDEPEAGIDLWSFGKLNESFKKIHGESDQTIIIISHQERILELADEIIVLQDGSVKSHGTKDAILPEIMCQVNSNCELMKDMN
- a CDS encoding VOC family protein; amino-acid sequence: MINKIGKITLYVNNQEDAKLFWTEKLNFVVTYEKEMGASMKWVEVAPSKNEFTTFVLYDKNLMMKQNQDVSLSHPSIILSTRDINGTYEQMAKNKVEVGELMEMPYGRMFSFKDQDGNSYLVREDK
- a CDS encoding MATE family efflux transporter, with product MFIRKNVIKLAIPIMIEQTFVMLLGVFNTMMAGHIGEEAVSAVGMVDSINNIFISVFAALSVGATVVVAQQIGKRDNEKVNETIKQALISGVILSLTITILMWIFRTGVINLFYGSAEELVKSNAKLYIEFTLFTYPFIATQQIANGILRGCGDVKKPMYVTMFMNIINVTLGYILIYGVDLNSLGINIQTPSYGITGAAMSIAIARIIGCIVIVRALFKGNEFISIGKIFPFKIDVETQKSIFNIGIPAGIEQLLFNAGKLIVQVFIVTMGTSAIASNAIGMSIASIINVIGNALALSATTLVGQYIGRGDIKGAKSTLLYLTKFATVCLFAVGAIFIPIAPWISSMYTQNANVIDVSTQLIRSDCLAMVIWPISFVLSAGLKGAGDTRYTMMTAVIGMWIFRIFTGYVLGVVLEFGVLGIWIGMYTDWLVRGTLYCLRLRGTKWLKHKVA
- a CDS encoding SufD family Fe-S cluster assembly protein produces the protein MNKIDLNLLEKVAELRGTPLGAYNIRKNGQGIERHSTENVTIAPKTDKPGIDIIVKPNTKGENVHIPVIVTEAGVQDMVYNDFEIGENADVVIIAGCGIHNCGNDDSEHNGIHRFFLHKGARLKYVEKHYGEGDGEGKRILNPVTIVNMGEDSYCEMETIQIKGVDSTKREMDATLGKGAKIVVFEKLLTHGNQVAESNMKVILEGENSSAQVISRTVGQDNSKQKFNPCVIGDSLCSAHVQCDSIIMGNSQISAIPEIAANHPDALLVHEAAIGKIAGDQILKMMTLGLTEEEAEQQILNCFLK